A region from the Lolium perenne isolate Kyuss_39 chromosome 4, Kyuss_2.0, whole genome shotgun sequence genome encodes:
- the LOC127332445 gene encoding uncharacterized protein codes for MEAADGDGPEEELLVACECCGFTEECTARYISVVRARYGDRWICGLCGDAVGEELGRAPISPAEALDRHVAVCSTRRASAPPSPEDNAGDLIAAVRLLLLRRLGSSPPSTPPRRVRSTPSSPRRGGASADVDVTGDSASAGSGIALVRTGSCFAALVE; via the coding sequence ATGGAGGCGGCGGACGGAGACGGGCCGGAGGAGGAGCTGCTGGTGGCGTGCGAGTGCTGCGGCTTCACGGAGGAGTGCACGGCGCGGTACATCTCCGTCGTGCGCGCGCGGTACGGAGACAGGTGGATCTGCGGCCTCTGTGGCGACGCCGTCGGCGAGGAGCTCGGCCGCGCGCCCATCTCGCCAGCGGAGGCTCTCGATCGCCACGTCGCCGTCTGCAGTACCCGGCGCGCTtcggcgccgccgtcgccggaggaCAACGCCGGGGACCTCATCGCGGCCGTGCGCCTGCTGCTCCTGCGCCGGCTCGGCTCGTCGCCGCCATCCACGCCGCCGAGGAGGGTGCGGTCCACGCCGAGCAGCCCCAGGCGTGGCGGGGCCTCCGCCGACGTCGACGTGACCGGCGACTCCGCCTCCGCGGGCAGCGGGATCGCGCTCGTGCGCACGGGAAGCTGCTTCGCGGCGCTTGTGGAGTGA